In Gadus chalcogrammus isolate NIFS_2021 chromosome 13, NIFS_Gcha_1.0, whole genome shotgun sequence, the genomic stretch aataaaatatatacgttttttgttttgtttaatgaaaataataaatgacaAAGATCCAATATGTATATTTGGCCTCGGTTATTAAGAAAACTTTCCTAAAATAAGTTTGAATCCATACATTATCAACGACAACTATTATTTAATGGATAATATCAATCATGTTCAATGAAAGTTTGCAATTAGTattttattctatattttatgaatgtaaaatacatgtttctTTACAAGCTATGTATTTGACTACATGTTGACATTGACTATCATTATGAATTTGATTGGATGAAGCACAAGTGCCAAATCAATGTTATTGATCCGAGCATTAGGATCCAGATCTGATCTCTCTACAGGGTCACCACTTTCCCAGATCCACACAgagcctctctccatcaccccccagTCCTCCACCTGGTCCCCTGAGATCTATCTATTGTCCCCCAGCAATAAGAGCCTGCAGCATGTGGCAGCCTGCATTCCTCATTGTCCTCCCtagctctctgattggttcagactGTGAGAACCTCCAACCAGACCTAGACCCACACATTCATATGGAGATTAGGGACTATATAAAGGAGGgctgaagccaggagagaccagATTCTCTCTACAGAGACCTCTACTGCAGAGAACCACACATGGCTCCTACAATCACCTCAGCAATGACTTCTCCTCAGAATCACCAAACTTTAACACACAAGGTAAATTCAAGACTGAACTTAACAAAACATTTGGAGGTTAATTATAGTATCTATTCATACTCTATCGAGATTTGTTTCTTAAATATgcctttctcttcctccagaTCAGAAAACCGCTGGTGGAAAAGCTACGCAGAGAGCGAATCAACAGCAGCATTGAGCAGCTCAAGTCTCTGCTGGGTCCAGAGTTCCTCAAACAAGAACCTGACTCCAAGATGGAGAAAGCAGACATTCTGGAGATAACCGTTGAATTTGTGAGACAACAGCAGCTTTCTCGCCATGAAAACTCAGCCTCATCAGCGGCCAATCGGGGTCACTCCAGGTGTGTCCAGGAGATGGCCCATTACCTGTCGAAAGATGAGGTGAAGACACTTTCCAACAGAAGAATGTTGGA encodes the following:
- the LOC130402204 gene encoding transcription factor HES-5-like — its product is MAPTITSAMTSPQNHQTLTHKIRKPLVEKLRRERINSSIEQLKSLLGPEFLKQEPDSKMEKADILEITVEFVRQQQLSRHENSASSAANRGHSRCVQEMAHYLSKDEVKTLSNRRMLDHFQSLDSSSETRLSGAGALQLSSPLKPSISEEKSSVNRGMWRPW